The window CGGCCGCGCTGTTCACGGCGCACTACGTGCGCACCGGCGACGCCGAGCTGGCGCTGCGGAAGACGGTCTCGAGCGTCTTCGACCTGCTGACGCGCACCCTGGAGTCGGGCGAGCGCGAACTCAAGCTCGTCGAGTCGCAGGACTCCTACGCCAACCCCCGCGAGCAGTTCCCCGTCACCCGGGTGCGCTGACCCGCTCCCCCTCCATCGCTTCCTCAGTTGATCCGGTTTTCGACGGCGTGTCGGCGGATCAACTGAGGAAGCGATGATCAGGGGTGGGGCCAGGCGTTCGCCAGGGACGCGCGGACCTCGCCGAGGAGCTGGGGCAGGGCCTTCGTGCGGGCGATGATCGGGAAGAAGTTCGCATCCTGCGCCCACCGCGGCACGATGTGCTGGTGGAGGTGGGCCGAGATGCCGGCGCCGGCGACGGCGCCCTGGTTCATGCCGATGTTGAAGCCGTCGTTGTGCGACACCTCGCGGATGACGCGCATCGCGGTCTGGGTGATGCTGCCGATCTCGGCGACCTCCTCCGGGGTCGCCTCGTCGTACATCGCGATGTGCCGGTACGG is drawn from Leifsonia shinshuensis and contains these coding sequences:
- a CDS encoding HIT domain-containing protein gives rise to the protein MARLNLGSYDEGAGTGGDDGPVRVDDPSYLVGVPDEFQRLWTPHRMVYIQQGDPGHDDCPFCVAPSMSDEDALIVARGKYAYALLNLFPYNSGHLLVCPYRHIAMYDEATPEEVAEIGSITQTAMRVIREVSHNDGFNIGMNQGAVAGAGISAHLHQHIVPRWAQDANFFPIIARTKALPQLLGEVRASLANAWPHP